Proteins encoded together in one Flavobacterium keumense window:
- a CDS encoding alpha-amylase family glycosyl hydrolase, which translates to MKRILLIFLFVQGFTAFAQQQTATYSVSPAAFEENTSITITINGSSINEATWGVTGNSLYMWAWAFGLDGVTTKGNPLNGDWNNSNEASKFTYNQANDTYTKTFTPTTYYNTTGIGKIGFLIKAKDGTGDKKSQDILVEVGSFQVNLTAPTPNSATILNSGSSFTITATNTNGNASYNLKSNGVSINTNVSTSNYSYTQTNIISNQNYELEVLQGTTTITKKFSVIVNPGNNSQALPSNLVEGINYDPNDATKATLVLDAPFKDFVYVAGSFNNWQPTNAYAMKKDTNSDKFWLELTGLTSGTKYTYQYWVVDATPIAGTPAMVKTADPYSTLVLSPYDDPSIPSASYPNLPVYPTGQEREVTVLQTGQTPYNWSTATTNFVKPAKEKLVVYELLVRDFDASRNFQAVIDKLDYFKNLKINAIQLMPVMEFEGNESWGYNTAFHLALDKFYGTSDKLKELIDKCHQKGIAVILDVALNHAFGRNPMIRMWMNDPDGDGWGSPSTENPYFNTVAKHSYSVGEDFNHQQLRTQNYTKRVIKHWIEEFKIDGFRWDLTKGFTQECTAGDETCTNAYRADRVAVLKTYADYSWSLDPTHYTIFEHLGTDAEEKEWANYRITESPSKGIMLWGKMNYEYNELSMGYVSNISRMNSASRGFANHRLIGYAESHDEERLMYKNIQYGNSANSAHNVKTLNTALSRMSAIGAVSLLVPGPKMIWHFGELGYDDSIFTCNNGTVNTSSDAATGDCKLDTKPQLQWTNNWLANANRFKIYSDWAKMIRLKTEEPVFSGTATITNVSSLLQTIKITDTNLPATSLKDVIIIANFDVTSKSVPTGFPYAGEWFNLMDNSSLNVINVNDPITVLPGQFKIYGNKQAFGANAPFTLPSDNFNVEAKAESCLNKNNGEIVITGAQTYNYVATINGTSYNFTNNSLTLSNLAPGTYSVCITIPGKTFEQCYSLTIARGSSLTGKTTVSSNVASVQISEGTAPFEVFVNGLPQFQTTATSFNLPVKQGDFLEIKTAKTCEGVFATSIMDPLHGCVAYPNPTHGLIEIAVPTLQTEIAVELYNLNGQLISKDTYSVINGKVQLNLEKESAGIYFAKVHLETPISLTIVKE; encoded by the coding sequence AAGGTTTTACTGCATTTGCTCAGCAACAAACCGCAACTTATAGTGTGAGTCCTGCCGCTTTTGAGGAAAACACATCAATTACAATTACAATCAATGGAAGTAGTATCAATGAAGCTACTTGGGGAGTTACAGGTAATAGTTTGTATATGTGGGCTTGGGCATTTGGTCTCGATGGAGTGACTACCAAAGGGAATCCACTGAATGGAGATTGGAATAATTCTAATGAGGCTAGTAAATTCACCTACAATCAAGCAAACGATACATATACCAAGACTTTCACTCCCACGACATATTATAATACTACAGGAATTGGAAAAATAGGTTTCCTGATCAAAGCTAAAGATGGTACTGGCGATAAAAAGTCACAAGATATTTTAGTTGAAGTAGGCTCTTTTCAAGTTAATCTGACGGCTCCAACCCCAAATAGCGCTACTATTTTAAATTCAGGTTCTAGTTTTACTATAACAGCAACTAACACTAACGGAAATGCAAGTTATAATTTGAAATCGAATGGAGTGAGTATTAATACCAACGTTTCGACTTCAAATTATTCTTATACACAAACTAATATTATAAGTAATCAGAATTATGAATTAGAAGTGCTTCAAGGAACTACAACCATTACGAAAAAGTTTTCGGTTATTGTCAATCCTGGAAATAACAGTCAAGCTTTACCATCTAATTTAGTTGAAGGAATTAATTATGATCCTAACGATGCGACAAAAGCTACTTTGGTTTTAGATGCTCCTTTTAAAGATTTTGTATATGTAGCGGGAAGTTTTAATAATTGGCAACCCACTAATGCCTATGCTATGAAAAAGGATACCAATTCGGATAAATTTTGGTTGGAATTGACAGGTTTGACTTCAGGAACAAAATATACCTATCAATATTGGGTGGTAGATGCCACCCCAATAGCTGGTACACCTGCTATGGTAAAAACTGCCGATCCTTATTCTACTTTGGTTTTGTCTCCTTATGACGATCCCTCTATCCCCTCTGCATCCTACCCTAATTTGCCTGTTTACCCAACAGGACAGGAACGTGAAGTTACAGTGTTACAAACAGGTCAAACACCTTATAATTGGAGTACAGCTACTACTAATTTTGTAAAACCAGCTAAAGAAAAATTGGTTGTTTATGAATTGTTAGTTCGAGATTTTGACGCTAGTAGAAATTTTCAGGCAGTGATTGATAAATTAGATTATTTTAAAAATTTGAAAATTAATGCGATTCAACTTATGCCTGTAATGGAGTTTGAAGGTAATGAAAGTTGGGGATACAATACAGCTTTTCATTTGGCTTTAGATAAGTTTTATGGGACATCTGACAAACTGAAAGAATTAATTGATAAATGCCATCAAAAAGGTATTGCGGTCATTTTAGATGTGGCTTTGAATCATGCTTTTGGTAGAAATCCAATGATTCGAATGTGGATGAATGACCCTGATGGCGACGGTTGGGGGAGTCCTTCGACTGAAAATCCATATTTTAATACCGTGGCTAAGCATAGTTACAGTGTAGGGGAAGATTTTAATCATCAACAATTACGAACTCAAAATTACACAAAACGTGTCATAAAACATTGGATTGAGGAATTTAAAATTGATGGGTTCCGTTGGGATTTGACTAAAGGATTTACGCAAGAATGCACCGCTGGAGATGAAACCTGTACTAATGCTTATCGAGCAGATCGTGTTGCAGTGTTAAAAACCTATGCCGATTATTCTTGGAGTTTAGACCCTACTCATTATACCATTTTTGAACATTTAGGAACGGATGCAGAAGAGAAAGAATGGGCAAATTATAGAATAACTGAGTCGCCTAGCAAAGGAATAATGTTGTGGGGTAAAATGAACTATGAATATAATGAACTTTCAATGGGATATGTATCAAATATTTCCAGAATGAATAGTGCTAGTAGAGGATTTGCCAATCACAGATTGATAGGATATGCAGAAAGTCACGACGAAGAACGTTTGATGTATAAAAATATTCAATATGGTAATAGTGCTAACTCAGCTCATAATGTTAAAACATTAAACACAGCTTTGTCAAGAATGTCAGCGATTGGAGCAGTTTCTTTATTGGTTCCTGGACCAAAAATGATTTGGCATTTTGGAGAACTAGGGTATGACGATTCAATTTTTACCTGTAATAATGGGACGGTAAATACTTCTTCAGATGCTGCAACAGGTGATTGTAAGTTAGATACCAAACCACAATTGCAATGGACGAATAATTGGTTAGCTAATGCTAATAGATTTAAAATCTATTCGGATTGGGCCAAAATGATTCGTCTAAAAACAGAAGAGCCTGTTTTTTCAGGAACTGCGACAATAACTAATGTGAGTTCATTATTGCAAACCATCAAAATTACCGATACCAATTTACCAGCAACAAGTTTGAAAGATGTTATAATTATCGCAAATTTTGATGTCACAAGTAAAAGTGTACCAACAGGATTTCCGTATGCTGGAGAATGGTTTAATTTAATGGACAATTCGAGTTTGAATGTGATTAATGTTAATGATCCAATTACGGTTTTACCAGGACAATTTAAAATTTATGGGAACAAACAAGCTTTTGGAGCTAACGCACCTTTTACATTACCATCAGATAATTTTAATGTTGAAGCTAAAGCTGAATCATGTTTGAATAAAAATAATGGAGAAATAGTTATTACGGGTGCTCAAACGTATAATTATGTTGCTACTATCAATGGAACATCGTATAATTTCACCAATAATAGCTTGACTCTTTCTAATTTAGCCCCTGGGACTTATTCAGTTTGTATTACAATTCCTGGTAAAACCTTTGAACAGTGTTATAGCTTGACTATTGCAAGAGGCTCTTCTTTAACAGGTAAAACAACCGTATCTTCTAATGTGGCTTCAGTCCAAATATCCGAAGGGACTGCCCCTTTTGAAGTATTTGTAAATGGATTACCTCAATTTCAAACTACTGCAACAAGTTTTAATCTGCCAGTAAAACAAGGGGATTTTCTTGAGATAAAAACCGCTAAAACATGTGAAGGAGTTTTTGCAACGAGTATTATGGATCCATTACATGGTTGTGTAGCTTACCCAAATCCGACACATGGATTAATTGAAATAGCTGTACCAACTCTTCAAACAGAAATAGCCGTTGAATTATATAATTTGAATGGACAATTGATTTCAAAAGATACGTATTCCGTAATAAATGGGAAGGTTCAGCTTAATTTAGAAAAGGAATCAGCCGGAATATATTTTGCAAAAGTACATTTAGAAACTCCAATTAGTTTAACAATTGTAAAAGAGTAA
- a CDS encoding DUF6814 family protein: MNAIKRVLGIVWIATGIAAAYFLLIDQAIPKFETGKQEDLIPAIIYTFILAPIIVGGLGIFGYYSLTGEFDEK, translated from the coding sequence ATGAATGCAATAAAAAGAGTATTAGGCATTGTTTGGATTGCTACAGGAATTGCAGCTGCATATTTCCTTTTGATTGATCAAGCAATTCCAAAATTTGAAACAGGAAAACAGGAAGATTTAATTCCTGCCATTATATATACTTTTATCTTAGCTCCAATTATTGTGGGTGGTTTAGGCATCTTTGGATACTATTCACTTACAGGAGAGTTTGATGAGAAATAA
- the acs gene encoding acetate--CoA ligase: protein MSYYKIENLEEYFKHYKKSIREPKKFWDRIASENFTWYQEWDNVIDFNMAEAEIKWFTNAKVNITKNCIDRHLAKRGDKTAIIFEPNDPSEAAQHISYNELYERVSKMANVLREQGIKKGDRVCIYLPMIPELAISLLACARIGAIHSVVFAGFSASAVASRINDCECKMVITSDGSYRGNKDIDLKGIVDEALEKCPSVEKVLVAKRTNTNVNMKEGRDQWLQPLLDDAMNTNVAEIMDAEDPLFILYTSGSTGKPKGMVHTTAGYMVYTAYTFKNVFSYEENDIFWCTADIGWITGHSYILYGPLLNGATTVIFEGVPSYPDFSRFWEVIEKHQVTQFYTAPTAIRALAKESIEYVQKYPLQSLKVIGSVGEPINEEAWHWYNDHVGGKRCPVVDTWWQTETGGIMISPLAFVTPTKPTYASLPLPGIQPVLMDEKRNEIEGNQVTGSLCIKFPWPSIARTIWGDHQRYKETYFSAFPGKYFTGDGALRDEVGYYRITGRVDDVVIVSGHNLGTAPIEDAINEHPAVAESAIVGFPHDIKGNALYGFVILKETGEYRDRDNLSKEINQHISDHIGPIAKLDKIQFVSGLPKTRSGKIMRRILRKIAEGDFSNFGDTTTLLNPEIVDEIKNGKI, encoded by the coding sequence ATGAGTTATTACAAAATTGAAAATCTAGAAGAATATTTTAAACATTACAAAAAATCAATTCGTGAACCTAAAAAATTCTGGGACAGAATTGCTTCTGAAAACTTTACTTGGTACCAAGAATGGGACAATGTAATTGATTTTAATATGGCTGAAGCCGAAATCAAATGGTTCACCAATGCCAAAGTTAACATTACCAAGAACTGTATTGACCGCCATTTGGCTAAAAGAGGAGATAAAACGGCGATTATTTTTGAACCAAACGATCCATCGGAAGCAGCACAACACATTTCGTATAATGAATTGTACGAACGAGTCTCAAAAATGGCCAATGTGTTGCGAGAGCAAGGCATTAAAAAAGGAGATCGTGTTTGTATTTATTTACCAATGATTCCAGAATTAGCCATCTCATTATTAGCTTGCGCTAGAATTGGAGCCATTCACTCTGTAGTTTTTGCAGGATTCTCTGCCTCTGCGGTGGCTTCAAGAATCAATGATTGTGAGTGTAAAATGGTCATTACCTCTGATGGAAGTTACCGTGGTAACAAAGACATTGACTTAAAAGGCATTGTTGATGAAGCATTAGAAAAATGCCCTTCTGTTGAGAAAGTATTGGTTGCCAAAAGAACCAACACCAATGTCAACATGAAAGAAGGTCGTGACCAATGGTTGCAACCCCTTTTAGATGACGCAATGAACACCAACGTCGCTGAAATCATGGATGCTGAAGATCCATTATTTATCCTTTATACTTCAGGTTCTACAGGGAAACCAAAAGGAATGGTACACACCACAGCAGGATATATGGTATATACTGCCTATACTTTCAAAAATGTATTCAGTTACGAAGAAAATGACATTTTCTGGTGTACTGCCGATATTGGTTGGATTACAGGACACTCATACATTCTATACGGACCTTTATTAAACGGTGCAACTACCGTAATTTTTGAAGGAGTTCCTTCGTATCCAGACTTCAGTCGTTTCTGGGAAGTGATTGAAAAACACCAAGTAACTCAATTCTATACTGCCCCAACAGCTATTCGTGCTTTGGCAAAAGAAAGTATAGAATATGTTCAAAAATACCCTCTACAATCATTAAAAGTAATTGGATCAGTAGGAGAGCCTATTAATGAAGAAGCTTGGCACTGGTACAACGACCACGTGGGTGGAAAAAGATGTCCAGTAGTCGATACGTGGTGGCAAACCGAAACAGGTGGAATTATGATTTCGCCTTTAGCTTTTGTAACACCCACAAAACCAACCTATGCTTCACTTCCATTACCGGGTATTCAACCGGTATTGATGGATGAAAAACGCAACGAAATAGAAGGCAATCAAGTGACTGGAAGTTTGTGCATTAAATTTCCTTGGCCTAGTATTGCTAGAACCATTTGGGGCGATCACCAACGTTATAAAGAAACCTATTTCAGTGCTTTCCCTGGAAAATATTTTACAGGAGACGGTGCGTTACGTGACGAAGTAGGTTATTACCGAATTACAGGTCGTGTGGATGATGTGGTGATTGTTTCTGGACACAATTTAGGAACAGCACCAATTGAAGATGCTATCAATGAACACCCAGCAGTAGCCGAGTCAGCTATTGTAGGTTTCCCTCACGACATCAAAGGAAATGCGTTGTACGGATTTGTTATTTTGAAAGAAACAGGGGAGTACCGTGATAGAGATAACTTGAGCAAAGAGATTAACCAACATATTTCAGACCATATTGGACCAATTGCCAAATTGGATAAAATCCAATTCGTTTCAGGTTTACCAAAGACACGTTCTGGAAAAATCATGCGTAGAATTTTGCGTAAAATAGCCGAAGGTGATTTCTCTAATTTTGGAGATACTACCACTTTATTGAATCCTGAAATTGTAGATGAAATTAAAAATGGGAAAATTTAG
- a CDS encoding ATP-binding protein, which translates to MSSLGLLFIVALYMLILFYIAYWAEKRGHSKWSNNPYIYSLSLAVYCTAWTYYGSIGVAANSGLGYLPIYLGPIIIIPTWLIILKKIIRISRVNKISSIADFISLRYGNDRFLGALVTTICIFAIVPYIALQLKSISDTFHIVTETESSSNIFYDTTTYACIALALFTSYYGTRYVDASEKRRGIVTAVAMESILKLVFFLIIGIYVTYFVFDGFDDIYTKASVLENFHKKNSIGGLSGSINWFFLCILSMFAIFLLPRQFHTAIVENNKEIHIRTAMWLFPLYLLLFNIFVFPIAWGGNILFHGKSLNSDTYSLLIPQFFENNTLTVLVFLGGFSAAISMIIVSSIALATMLSNNLLIPYGFVGSLQNKSQEKNNQRIIRSRKIGIFLLIILAYAIYRIFILDYSLVSIGLVSFVVIAQLAPAFFGALFWRRGSNKGAITGIIIGFIVCCYTLLIPYALGITNSTSLFIQQGPWDIELLKPFQLFGLDYLQPIPHALFWSLFFNLMSFAAVSVSFRGNYRERNYAEMFVDIDKYITNHEDAFVWKGTAYVSDIERVLQRFLGEERTKRALSIFNLKYNIDKNVATADARFIKFAENLLTGHIGTASAKILIASVVKEDEISLPEVLRILEESKENIIINKKLTDTSNELQKISEQLKIANEELVKKDIQKDEFLDTVTHELRTPITAIRAASEILHDDEEVPFEMRKQFLQNIISESDRLNRLIDKILDLEKFETGKQKIYLSRNNIVKTVEKTLDSLKQLINNKKIQIEFEDAGKEIRAFYDEERIIQVIHNLLSNAIKFSAEKDGLISIQIIENESNVAVTIHNNGKGIKKEDFEAIFDKFYQSRNQNVKKPIGSGLGLAICKQIIEHHKGAIWAENNVKEGATFVFTLPNYNTTENN; encoded by the coding sequence ATGAGTAGTTTGGGTCTTTTGTTTATAGTAGCATTATACATGCTTATTCTTTTTTACATTGCTTATTGGGCAGAGAAAAGAGGTCATTCCAAATGGTCAAATAACCCTTATATTTATTCCCTTTCTTTAGCCGTATATTGTACCGCTTGGACCTACTACGGAAGTATTGGTGTTGCTGCCAACTCAGGTTTAGGCTACCTCCCTATTTATTTAGGACCTATCATAATTATTCCAACATGGTTAATTATCTTAAAAAAAATTATCCGTATATCAAGAGTAAATAAAATCTCGAGTATTGCTGATTTTATTTCGTTGAGATATGGCAACGACAGGTTTTTAGGCGCATTAGTTACTACGATATGCATCTTTGCTATTGTACCCTATATTGCCTTACAACTTAAGTCAATTTCTGACACCTTTCATATTGTTACCGAAACTGAATCCAGTTCCAATATATTTTACGACACCACTACTTATGCGTGTATCGCATTAGCTTTATTTACTTCCTATTATGGAACGCGCTACGTAGATGCTTCCGAAAAAAGACGCGGAATCGTCACTGCCGTAGCAATGGAGTCTATTTTAAAACTTGTTTTCTTCCTCATTATAGGTATTTATGTAACTTATTTTGTATTTGATGGATTTGATGATATATATACTAAAGCATCTGTGCTAGAAAATTTTCATAAAAAAAATTCAATAGGAGGCTTATCTGGTAGTATCAATTGGTTTTTTCTGTGCATTTTATCTATGTTCGCTATTTTCCTTTTACCAAGACAATTTCATACAGCTATTGTCGAAAATAACAAAGAAATTCATATCCGAACAGCCATGTGGTTGTTCCCTTTATATTTATTACTCTTCAATATTTTTGTATTCCCAATAGCTTGGGGTGGCAACATCTTATTTCATGGAAAAAGTCTAAATTCAGACACCTACTCCTTGTTAATTCCTCAATTTTTTGAGAATAATACTCTTACTGTACTTGTTTTCCTTGGAGGCTTCTCAGCAGCGATTTCAATGATAATTGTTTCGTCAATTGCATTAGCAACCATGTTAAGTAATAACTTATTAATCCCTTATGGATTTGTAGGGTCTTTACAAAATAAATCACAAGAAAAAAACAACCAACGCATTATTCGAAGTAGAAAAATCGGAATCTTTTTATTGATTATTTTGGCCTATGCCATTTACCGAATCTTTATTTTAGACTACTCATTAGTCTCTATTGGACTGGTTTCATTTGTAGTAATTGCACAATTAGCTCCTGCTTTTTTTGGTGCTCTTTTTTGGAGAAGAGGCTCTAATAAAGGGGCTATTACTGGAATTATTATTGGTTTTATCGTTTGCTGTTATACCTTATTAATCCCATACGCTTTAGGAATTACAAATTCAACTAGCTTATTCATACAGCAAGGCCCTTGGGATATTGAATTACTTAAACCATTCCAACTTTTTGGTTTGGATTATCTTCAACCTATTCCTCATGCCTTATTTTGGAGTTTATTCTTTAATTTAATGAGTTTTGCTGCTGTTTCTGTGAGTTTTAGAGGCAATTATAGAGAACGCAATTATGCCGAAATGTTTGTCGACATTGACAAATACATTACCAATCACGAGGATGCTTTTGTCTGGAAAGGTACCGCATATGTATCCGATATTGAACGCGTTTTACAACGGTTCTTAGGGGAAGAAAGAACCAAACGTGCGCTATCCATTTTCAACTTAAAATACAATATTGACAAAAATGTAGCTACTGCCGATGCTCGTTTTATCAAGTTTGCCGAAAATTTATTGACGGGGCATATTGGCACGGCTTCTGCCAAAATATTAATTGCTAGTGTAGTGAAAGAAGACGAAATTAGTTTGCCTGAAGTATTACGAATTTTAGAAGAATCGAAAGAAAACATAATCATCAATAAAAAACTTACAGACACTTCTAATGAATTGCAAAAAATATCCGAACAGCTAAAAATTGCTAATGAAGAACTTGTGAAAAAAGACATTCAAAAGGACGAATTTTTAGATACGGTTACACACGAATTACGTACACCAATCACTGCTATACGTGCCGCAAGTGAAATTTTGCACGACGACGAAGAGGTGCCATTTGAAATGCGCAAACAGTTTTTGCAAAATATTATTTCTGAATCCGATCGTTTGAATCGTTTGATTGATAAAATTTTGGATTTAGAGAAATTTGAAACCGGAAAACAAAAAATATATCTCTCTAGAAACAACATCGTAAAGACAGTCGAAAAAACTTTAGACTCTCTGAAACAACTCATCAACAACAAAAAAATACAGATAGAATTTGAAGATGCCGGCAAAGAAATCAGAGCATTTTATGACGAAGAGCGCATCATTCAAGTCATTCATAATTTATTGTCTAATGCCATCAAATTTTCAGCTGAAAAAGACGGTTTAATTAGCATACAAATTATAGAAAATGAATCTAATGTTGCCGTAACAATTCACAACAACGGCAAAGGAATTAAAAAAGAAGATTTTGAAGCCATTTTTGATAAATTTTACCAGTCGAGAAATCAAAATGTAAAAAAACCTATTGGTAGCGGATTAGGATTAGCCATTTGTAAACAAATTATAGAACATCATAAAGGCGCTATTTGGGCCGAAAACAATGTAAAAGAGGGAGCCACTTTTGTCTTCACATTACCCAACTACAACACAACAGAAAACAACTAA
- a CDS encoding response regulator transcription factor yields MKKIVIVDDEPNIVMALEYTFKKNNFEVFIARDGKEALEIIEKQLPDVIILDVMMPMVDGYATLEEIKKDDRLAHCKVIFLSAKNKDKDIEKGLALGANLYVVKPFSAKKLVEQVHELIEN; encoded by the coding sequence ATGAAAAAAATAGTAATTGTAGACGACGAACCCAATATCGTAATGGCTTTAGAATATACTTTCAAAAAAAATAATTTTGAAGTATTCATTGCCCGTGATGGGAAAGAAGCGCTGGAAATCATAGAAAAACAACTACCAGACGTCATCATTCTCGATGTAATGATGCCTATGGTAGATGGATATGCTACTTTAGAAGAAATAAAAAAAGACGACCGTTTAGCGCATTGCAAAGTCATTTTTCTTTCAGCAAAAAACAAAGACAAAGACATTGAAAAAGGTTTAGCATTAGGAGCAAACTTGTATGTCGTCAAACCTTTTTCTGCTAAAAAATTAGTAGAACAAGTACACGAATTGATTGAAAACTAA
- a CDS encoding acetate--CoA ligase: MNYKNTYAASTENPETFWKEQAHNIHWFTQPKTILSSDENGYPLWYKDGELNVCYLALDKHIEEGFGDQVALIYDSPVTQTVKKYTFLEVKTEVAKLAGGMQSLGLKKGDTAVIYMPMIPQAAFAMLACARIGVTHSVVFGGFAPHELAIRIDDCKPRAIITASSGIEIDRLIAYKPLVDEAIQLAEHKPKKVIILNRKLGAKVPFKKYDVDYDALVYGSEEAECVPLNSTHPLYVLYTSGTTGKPKGIVRDSGGYATALKYSMQNVYNAKEGEVFWAASDVGWVVGHSYIVYGPLINRNTTIIFEGKPIKTPDASTFWRMIEEHKVSVMFTAPTAIRAIKKEDPNGEFIKKHDLSSLKIQFLAGERCDVATLEWYQEHIPVPAIDHWWQTETGWPIVANMMGIEYLPIKPGSVGKAVPGYDIKIFSENGTEVGPNEEGYVVIKLPLPPGTLLDLWKDNPRFKAGYLEKFPGYYFSGDGGFKDDDDYIFITGRVDDVINVAGHRLSTAEMEEIVASHSSVAECAVIGINDELKGQIPLALVVIKHGEDIEHFQLEQEIVKLVRQQIGAVASLRNVVIVQRLPKTRSGKILRKLMRSITDGEEYQIPSTIDDEAIVGEIIEVLKKYKIGIYSK; this comes from the coding sequence ATGAATTATAAAAACACCTACGCCGCAAGCACTGAAAATCCAGAAACTTTTTGGAAAGAACAAGCCCATAATATTCATTGGTTTACACAACCAAAAACAATTCTATCTTCGGATGAAAATGGGTATCCGCTTTGGTACAAAGACGGAGAATTAAACGTGTGCTATTTAGCATTAGACAAACACATTGAAGAGGGTTTTGGTGACCAAGTGGCTTTAATTTATGACTCACCCGTGACTCAAACTGTTAAAAAATATACTTTTTTAGAAGTAAAAACCGAAGTTGCAAAATTAGCCGGAGGTATGCAATCTTTGGGATTGAAAAAAGGAGATACTGCAGTTATTTATATGCCTATGATTCCACAAGCCGCATTTGCCATGTTGGCTTGTGCGCGAATTGGCGTTACTCATTCAGTAGTTTTTGGAGGATTTGCTCCTCACGAATTAGCCATTCGAATTGATGATTGCAAACCTAGAGCTATTATCACCGCTTCTTCTGGGATTGAAATCGACCGATTGATTGCTTACAAACCGTTGGTTGACGAAGCCATTCAATTAGCAGAACACAAACCTAAAAAAGTAATTATTCTGAATAGAAAATTAGGTGCCAAAGTGCCGTTCAAGAAATACGATGTGGATTATGATGCTTTGGTTTACGGATCTGAAGAAGCCGAGTGTGTACCGTTGAACTCCACACATCCTTTGTATGTTTTGTATACATCCGGAACTACTGGTAAACCAAAAGGGATTGTGCGTGATTCTGGCGGGTATGCCACTGCTTTGAAATATTCCATGCAAAACGTGTACAACGCCAAAGAAGGCGAAGTATTTTGGGCTGCATCGGATGTGGGTTGGGTTGTAGGGCATAGTTATATTGTATATGGCCCACTAATCAATAGAAATACAACTATTATTTTTGAAGGAAAGCCAATCAAAACACCGGACGCGAGTACGTTCTGGAGAATGATTGAAGAGCATAAAGTAAGCGTTATGTTTACGGCTCCAACGGCCATTCGTGCTATTAAAAAAGAAGATCCAAACGGAGAATTCATAAAAAAACACGATTTAAGTTCGTTGAAAATTCAGTTTTTAGCCGGAGAACGTTGCGATGTAGCCACTTTAGAATGGTACCAAGAACATATTCCGGTTCCGGCAATTGACCACTGGTGGCAAACAGAAACGGGTTGGCCAATTGTAGCCAATATGATGGGAATTGAATATTTACCAATCAAACCAGGATCTGTTGGAAAAGCAGTTCCAGGATACGATATTAAAATTTTTAGTGAAAACGGAACTGAAGTAGGACCTAACGAAGAAGGATATGTAGTGATCAAATTGCCTCTACCTCCAGGAACCTTATTGGATTTATGGAAAGACAACCCAAGATTCAAAGCAGGTTATTTGGAAAAATTCCCAGGATACTATTTTTCAGGTGATGGCGGATTCAAAGATGATGATGATTATATTTTTATTACCGGTCGTGTGGATGATGTAATCAATGTAGCGGGTCACCGCCTTTCTACTGCCGAAATGGAAGAAATTGTTGCTTCACATTCGTCTGTGGCAGAGTGTGCCGTTATTGGAATTAATGACGAACTTAAAGGTCAAATTCCATTGGCACTAGTAGTAATAAAACACGGAGAAGATATTGAACATTTCCAATTGGAACAAGAAATCGTAAAATTAGTGCGACAACAAATCGGGGCAGTAGCTTCGCTACGAAATGTGGTAATTGTGCAACGTTTACCAAAAACCCGTTCGGGTAAAATTCTTCGCAAACTAATGCGAAGCATCACTGATGGTGAAGAATACCAAATCCCATCTACTATTGATGACGAAGCTATTGTAGGTGAAATCATTGAAGTATTAAAAAAATATAAAATTGGAATTTATAGTAAATAA